One Drechmeria coniospora strain ARSEF 6962 chromosome 01, whole genome shotgun sequence genomic region harbors:
- a CDS encoding ENTH/VHS family protein, whose translation MASAVADLEVGLQAMLNLKPPGVSGSRITSLTSLCVANIQSESVLIQKIYTHFKKAPGTHKLGVLYVVDSVTRKWLEQAKVQGQPVNSSAQDGTYAAGVHRVTELMPVLMNDIIHSTPDDQKEKIKKLIDIWEKGQTFPTQMLESFKEKLVAQPPQIWPLRGNEHPSPGPLSSLAPEPCGIWANLSVFLGSETSTTPPGSPPPGIVAAATQNGAPVSSAPATANGSSILEALANIARQNTSAPPSNAALPAALPSYSLPPSASVPQAVASPHPQLQQQPPAGHHSYPPASAPPSYPLPVSSQPPAMPPASNLYAGGPSAMPGAPGAGGLDATTQQQIMLIKALADQGVPFDKIPALIQTMLGGSNAAGGQPSYQAPFPAAQGSYSATPPQPWMVQGAGSDNARDRGYQDSTRSPANFGRSRSRSPDRGWGGRDSPRNGRDRGDYGHGDDGDRNARRGNEYRQRSPQGRHGRSASPGELPAVDRLIEFDSTLPPGCIRVFSRTLFVGGVTCTEGELRRIFSRFGTVQTCIVNKEKRHAFVKMLTRKEAVLAKETTEDSRNIELPLRTRWGVGFGPRDCSDYSSGVSVIPISKLTEADRKWMLSAPYGGSGGRPIEAGMCVEEPDIEIGAGVSSKAISRRMQTDKGGSNGPKSTRHRDEEAGRRGRRGRDGGGNQQRRGEHGDNGAGGQHQQQQPLAVGMNPFGGMGNLPSGMPTFPAGYSYPNSGA comes from the exons ATGGCATCGGCAGTGGCGGATCTGGAGGTTGGACTCCAGGCCATGCTGAACTTGAAGCCACCAGGAGTCTCTGGATCTCGTATCACTAGCCTAACATCTCTCTGCGTCGCCAACATCCAG AGCGAATCCGTTCTCATACAAAAAATCTACACACACTTCAAGAAGGCGCCTGGGACGCACAAGTTGGGGGTTCTCTACGTCGTAGACTCTGTAACCCGAAAATGGCTCGAGCAAGCCAAGGTCCAAGGACAGCCAGTAAACAGCTCTGCGCAAGACGGCACGTATGCCGCCGGAGTTCATCGAGTAACAGAACTCATGCCCGTGTTGATGAATGACATCATTCATTCCACTCCGGATGATCAAAAG GAAAAGATCAAGAAGCTCATAGACATTTGGGAAAAGGGCCAGACCTTTCCCACCCAAATGCTGGAGTCCTTCAAGGAGAAGCTGGTTGCTCAACCGCCGCAAA TCTGGCCTTTGCGAGGCAACGAACACCCCTCCCCCGgccccctctcctctctcgcCCCTGAACCCTGCGGGATTTGGGCTAACCTGTCGGTTTTTCTTGGCTCAGAAACTTCGACGACTCCTCCGGGCAGTCCGCCCCCTGGCATAGTGGCAGCTGCCACGCAGAACGGCGCGCCTGTGTCGtcagcgccggcgacggccaatGGCTCTTCCATTCTGGAGGCGCTCGCCAACATTGCCCGCCAGAACACGtctgcgccgccgagcaATGCAGCGTTGCCGGCTGCGTTGCCATCGTACAGCCTGCCTCCTTCTGCAAGCGTACCCCAGGCGGTAGCGTCGCCTCATCCGCAGCTTCAACAgcagccgccggcgggaCACCATTCGTACcctcccgcctcggcccCTCCATCGTACCCTCTGCCGGTTTCTTCccagccgccggcgatgccgccggcgagcaaCCTGTACGCCGGCGGCCCTTCGGCCATGCCGGGCGCCCCCGGAGCCGGCGGGCTCGATGCGACGACTCAGCAGCAAATTATGCTCATCAAGGCCCTCGCAGATCAGGGTGTTCCCTTTGACAAGATTCCTGCCCTGATACAGACCATGCTCGGCGGCTCgaacgccgccggcggccaacCATCGTACCAAGCCCCCTTCCCAGCCGCCCAAGGTTCTTACTCGgccacgccgccgcagccgtgGATGGTGCAGGGTGCGGGATCGGACAACGCTCGCGACCGTGGCTATCAGGACTCGACCAGATCGCCCGCTAATTTCGGACGTTCCCGCTCCAGGTCGCCGGATCGTGGTTGGGGTGGCCGCGACTCCCCGCGCAACGGCCGTGACAGGGGAGACTAcgggcatggcgacgacggtgaccgCAACGCTCGACGCGGCAACGAGTACCGCCAGCGAAGCCCTCAGGGTCGGCACGGGCGCAGCGCGTCCCCCGGCGAGCTTCCCGCCGTCGATCGGTTGATTGAGTTTGATTCTACGCTGCCTCCCGGTTGCATCCGAGTGTTTAGCCGAACCCTCTTCGTCGGAGGCGTAAC TTGCACCGAAGGCGAACTTCGACGCATCTTTAGCCGATTCGGCACGGTGCAGACGTGCATCGTGAACAAGGAAAAGAGACATGCGTTTGTCAAGATGCTGACGCGCAAGGAGGCGGTGCTCGCCAAAGAAACGACCGAGGACAGCCGGAACATTGAGCTGCCTCTACGG ACTCGGTGGGGTGTGGGATTCGGCCCCAGAGATTGCAGCGACTACTCTTCGGGCGTCAGCGTCATCCCCATCAGCAAGCTCACGGAGGCGGACCGCAAGTGGATGCTGagcgctccgtacggcgGAAGCGGCGGTCGACCGATCGAGGCGGGCATGTGCGTCGAGGAGCCCGACATCGAGATCGGCGCGGGCGTGTCGTCCAAGGCCATCAGTCGTCGGATGCAGACGGACAAGGGTGGCAGCAACGGACCGAAGTCGACGCGGCACCgcgacgaagaggccggcCGAAGGGGTCGCCGCGGGCGCGACGGAGGTGGCAACCAGCAGCGACGGGGCGAGCACGGCGACAACGGCGCAGGCGGTCAGCATCAACAACAGCAgccgctggccgtcggcatgaATCCCTTTGGCGGCATGGGCAACCTCCCGAGCGGCATGCCGACGTTCCCGGCGGGCTACTCGTACCCGAACTCGGGAGCGTGA